The following nucleotide sequence is from Pseudonocardia abyssalis.
TCAGGTCCCGCCAGACGTCCAGGCGGTCGGTGGCGGCGGTGATGGTCGCCGCGGTGGTGGGTGAGCCCATGTGCGCCTCGACTGTTCGGGGTCCGTCGACAGTAGGAGCGGGCACCGACGGGGGTCAACGCCTGCGACGATGTGTCACTGAGCGACAACACGTTCGTCACGCAGGGCCTAACGGCGGTCCCCGGGCCGTCGCAGGATGCAGCGATGACCGCGATCGAGGACATCCCCCTCACCGACGTCACCACCACCGTGCGGGCCGCGTGCCCGCACGACTGCCCGGACACCTGCGCGATGCTCGTGACCGTGGAGAACGGCAAGGCCACGGGGGTGCGGGGTGACCCCGACCACCCGTTCACCAACGGCGGCCTCTGCGTCAAGGTCAACAACTACCCGGACAAGGTCTACAACCCGGACCGCATCCTGCACCCGCTGCGGCGGACCGGCCCGAAGGGCAGTGGGCAGTTCGAGGAGATCAGCTGGGACACCGCGCTCGACGAGATCGCCCTGCGTTTCCGCTCGACGATCGACGAGCACGGCCCCGAGTCCGTCATGCCGGTGAGCTACCTCGGCACCCAGGGCATCCTCAACGGCCTCAACGTCGGCGACCCGTTCTTCAACAAGATGGGTGCCACCGTCTCCGAGCGCACGTACTGCGACTCCGGTGCGTGCACGGCGTACACGATGACGATCGGCGCCACCGCGGGCGTCGACCCGGAGAGCCTCGTGCACTCCCGCTACATCATCATCTGGGCCTGCAACATGGTCTCGACGAACCTGCACCTGTGGCCGTTCGTCGCCGAGGCGCAGAAGCGCGGCGCGAAGGTCGTCGTCATCGACCCGATGAAGCACCGCACCGCGAAGCGCGCCGACTGGCACATCCCGATCCGGCCCGGCACCGACGGCGCGCTCGCCCTGGCGATGATGCACGTGATCATCACCGAGGGCCTCACCGACGAGGACTACATCCGCGACCACACCGTGGGCTACGAGGAGCTCACGGAGCGCGTGCAGGAGCACACCCCGGAGTGGGCGTCGGAGCAGACCGGCATCCCGGCCGAGGACATCCGCACCCTGGCCCGGGAGTACGCGACCTCCGCTCCGTCGATGATCCGCATCGGCGTCGCGATCGAGCGGCACGCGGGCGGTGGCCAGACCGTCCGCTCGATCGCCTGCCTGCCCGCGCTCGTCGGCGCCTGGAAGAACGTCGGCGGCGGCCTGCTGCAGCTGCCGCTGTGGGCGCACCCGGTCAACTGGGGCGCGCACATGCACCCCGAGCTGCAGACGCCGGGCACGCGCGTCGTCAACCAGTACCTGCTCGGCCGCGCCCTGAACGGCGAGATGGAGCTGGACCCGCCGATCAACGCGCTGATGGTCTACAACTCCAACCCGCTCGTCGTCTGCCCGGAGCAGGACAAGATGGCCGCCGGGCTCGCCCGCGAGGACCTGTTCACCGTGGTCAGCGACCACGTCCTGACCGACACCGCGCGCTACGCCGACATCGTCCTGCCCGCCACCACCCAGCTCGAGCAGAAGGACCTCATGTTCAGCTGGGGCCACTTCTACATCACCTACAACGAGCCGGCGATCGAGCCGCTGGGCGAGGCGATCCCCAACACCGAGCTGTTCCGCAGGCTCGCCGCGCGCATGGGCTACACCGAGCCCTGCTTCACCCGCACCGACGACGAGATGATGGCCGAGGCCTACGACTGGGACGCCCCCGCGATGGAGGGCATCACCCTGGAGTCGCTGCGCGAGTCCGGCTGGGCCCGGCTCAACCTGCCCGGCCCCGACGAGTACGCCCCGCACGCGGAGGGCAACTTCCCGACGCCGTCGGGCAAGACGGAGTTCAGGTCCTCGATCGAGAACAACTTCGTCGTGCCGCTGTTCCGCCAGGGCAGCAACGACCACCAGCCCGGCGAGTACGTCGACCCGGTGCCGCACTACGTCCCGCCGCGCGAGACCGCCGACGGCGGCTACCGGCTCAACCTGATCTCCCCGAAGTCGCACGCGTTCGTCAACTCCAGCGCGGGTGACCAGGACAAGCAGAAGCGCGTCCAGGGCGAGCAGTCGGTGATCCTGCACCCGCAGGACGCCGAGGAGCGCGGCATCTCGAACGGGCAGTACGTCCGGGTCTTCAACGACCGCGGGCAGTACATCGCGCTCGCGGAGATCAGCGAGGACATCGCGCCGGGCGTGGCGATGTCGCCGATGGGCGTGTGGCGCAAGAACGCGAAGGACCAGTCGACGGTCAACGCCGTCAACCCGTTCCGCTTCGCCGACCTGGGCAACGCGCCGACCTTCTCCGACACCCGCGTCGAGGTCGAGGTCGTCTGATGAGCAGCCCGTCCGCCGGGGCCGCGTCCGCGCTGTGGCGGGCCGCACTGGGCGGCCCGTCCCTGCTCGGCACCGATCCCGTCCCCGTGCAGGACGCGGCGGGGCGCGTCACGGCCGGGCCGGTGCTGGCCCGGCTGTCCGCCCCCGCCGTGCCCTGCTCGGCGATGGACGGGATCGCGGTCACGGCCGCGGACACCGCGTCCGGCTCCGTCGCGGCGGGCTGCTTCGAGGTGGTCGACACCGGCGACCCACTGCCCCCGGGTCGCGACGCCGTCGTGATGCGGGAGCACCTGCGCCGCCGTCCCGACGGGACGGTGACGCTGCCCGGCCCGGTCCCCGCCGGGCAGCACGTCCGTCCGGTCGGCGAGTCGGTCCGGGCGGGGGCGGAGCTCGTCGCGGCCGGGCGGGTGCTGCGCCCGGCCGACCTCGCCGCCGCGGCGACGGGTGGCCACCGCACGCTCGACGTGCGGCGCCGCCCGGTCGTCACGATCGTCCCGACGGGCGACGAGGTGCGCCCGCTGGGCTCCGACCTGGCGCCGGGTGAGCTGCTCGACACCAACTCGATCATGCTCGCCGCGACGTTGCGGACGTGGGGCGCGGACGTCCGCGTCACCGCGATCCAGCCGGACGTCCCGGACCGGATCTCCGACACGGTCGGCACGGCCGCCCGGTCCTGCGACCTGGTGCTGGTGCTGGCCGGTTCCAGCGCGGGCCGCGACGACCACACGGCGGGCGTGGTGCGCGGACTCGGCGCGGTCGTCGTGCACGGGGTGGCCATGCGTCCCGGGCACCCCGTGCTGCTCGGCGTGCTCCAGGACGGGGGGTCCGTGCCCGTCGTCGGCGTGCCCGGCTACCCCGCCGCGGCCGCGCTGGCCGTCGAACTGTTCGCCCTCCCGCTGCTGGCCGACCTGCAGGGGCGGTGTCCCGAGCGGCGCCCGTCCGTCGCGGCCCGGCTGTGCAGCGCGGTCCCGAGCCGGCCGGGTGTCGAGGAGTACGTCCTCGTCGCCCTGCCCGGGGACGGCACCGCGGTGCCCCTCGCCCGCGGTGCCGGTTCCCAGACGGCGCTCTCCCGGGCCGACGCCGTCCTGCGGATCGACGCCGGATGCGCAGGTCACGAGGACGGCGAGACCGTCGTGGTGCAGCCCGTCGAGCGTCCCGGCTGGGCCGGGGCCGGGCCGGTGGTGGAGCACGACGGCCGACTCGCCGTGTGAGCCGCCTCCCAGCATGCGGACGCCGATGGTGCCGGTGGCCGGACAAGTGGCACCCTGAGCGGGTGATCCGGGCCCTGGCGCTGCGTCTCGTGGCACGCCGCCACGTCGACCTGCAGCGCGTCTGCAGCGCCATCTGTCGCAGCGCGCGCTGAACCCCGCCCCTCCCGATCCGTTCCCGACGCGCCGCGCCATCACCCTGCGCCGCGTGCTGCATCCAGCCGGAGGCTGCCGTCGTGCCCCCCACCACACCTGTGAAGCGCAAGCGCGGAGAGGGCCAGTGGAAGCTGGGCCACCGCGAGCCGCTGAACCCGAACGAGCGCACCAAGAAGGACGACGACGGGCTCAACGTCCGCGCGCGCATCGAGAACGTCTACGCCAAGCGCGGCTTCGACTCGATCGACCCCGCCGACCTGCGGGGCCGGATGCGCTGGTGGGGCCTCTACACGCAGCGCCGCCCCGGGATCGACGGCGGCCGCACCGCGGCGCTGGAGCCCGAGGAGCTCGACGACTCGTACTTCATGCTGCGCGTCCGGCTCGACGGCGGGGCGCTCACCACCGAGCAGCTCCGCGCGCTCGGCGAGATCAGCCAGGACCACGCCCGCGACACCGCCGACGTCACCGACCGGCAGAACATCCAGTACCACTGGATCGACGTCGTCGACATGCCGGCGATCTGGGCGAAGCTCGAGGGTCTGGGCATGGTCACCACCGAGGCGTGCGGCGACACCCCGCGCGTCGTGCTCGGCTCCCCCGTCGCCGGGGTGTCCGCCGACGAGGTGCTCGACCCGCAGCCCGCCATCGACGCGATCGTCGCGACGTACGTCGGCAACCCCGAGTTCTCGAACCTGCCGCGCAAGTTCAAGTCGGCGATCTCCTGGCAGCAGGATGTCGCGCACGAGATCAACGACGTGTCGTTCATCGGCTCGGTGCACCCGGAGCACGGCCCCGGCTTCGACGTCTGGGTCGGCGGCGGGCTGTCCACCAACCCGAAGATCGCGCAGCGGCTCGGCGCGTGGGTGCCGCTCGACGAGGTCCCCGACGTGTGGGCCGGGATCATCTCGGTGTTCCGCGACTACGGCTACCGCCGGCTGCGCCACCGCGCCCGCATCAAGTTCCTCGTCGCCGACTGGGGCGTCGAGGAGTTCCGCCGGGTCCTGGAGGACGAGTACCTGGGCCGCAGGCTGATCGACGGGGACGCGCCGCCGACGCCGGAGCACCCGATCGACCACGTCGGCGTGCACAAGCAGGTCGACGGCCGCAACTACGTCGGGGTCGCCCCCGCGTCCGGCCGCGTCTCGGGCACGATCCTGGTGGCACTGGCCGACGCCGTCGAGAAGGCCGGCTCGGGCCGCGTCCGGCTCACCGCGCAGCAGAAGATCGTGGTCCTCGACGTCGCCGACGCCCATGTCGACGCCCTCGTCACGCAGCTCAACACCCTGGGTCTGCAGGCCGACCCGTCGCCGTGGCGGCGCGCGACGATGGCCTGCACCGGCATCGAGTTCTGCAAGCTCGCGATCGTGGAGACCAAGGAGCGGGCGATCCGGCTGGTCGAGGAACTGGAGAAGCGCCTCGCCGACGTCGTGCCGGAACACCCCATCTCCATCCACCTCAACGGCTGCCCCAACTCCTGCGCCCGCACGCAGGTCGCCGACATCGGGCTCAAGGGCCAGGTCGTCACCGACGCGGCCGGCAACCAGGTCGAGGGCTTCCAGGTGCATCTCGGCGGCGGGCTGGGGCTCGACTCCGGGTTCGGCCGCAAGCTGCGCGGGCTCAAGGTCACCAGTGCGGAGCTGGGCGACTACGTCGACCGGGTCGTGCGGCGCTTCGCGGCGCAGCGCGAGGGCGACGAACGCTTCGCGCAGTGGGTGCTGCGCGCGGACGAGGACGACCTGAAGTGAGCGAGCGGGCCGTCCCGTTCTACTGCCCGTACTGCGGCGACGAGGACCTCCGGCCGGCTGAGGCCGCGCACGGCGCGTGGTACTGCCGGGCGTGCCTGCGCACGTTCACACTGAAGATGATCGGGATCGGAGTGCCTTCATGAGCCTTGCGACGGAGACCGACCTGCGGGGCATCGCCGAGCGCGGTGCCGCCGACCTCGGGCCGGACGCCTCGGCGCAGCTGCTCCTGGCCTGGGCGGCGGAGACGTTCGGCCCGAGGCTGATCGTCGCGTCGAACATGCAGGACGCGGTGCTCGTCGACCTCGCGGCGAAGGCCGCCCCCGGCGTCGACGTGCTGTTCCTGGAGACCGGCTACCACTTCGCCGAGACCATCGGCACCCGCGACGCCGTGGAGCAGGTCCACGACGTGCGGATCGTCAACGCGACGGCCCGGCGCTCGGTGGCGCAGCAGGATCTCGAGTTCGGCAAGGACCTCTTCGCCCGCGACCCGGGGGCGTGCTGCGCGATGCGCAAGGTCGAGCCGCTGCAGGAGACCCTCGCCGGCTACGACGCCTGGGTCACCGGCGTGCGCCGCGTCGAGGCCCCGACCCGCGCGAACACCCCATTGATCCAGTTCGACGACAAGTTCGGGCTGGTGAAGATCAACCCGATCGCGCCGTGGAGCGACGAGGACATGGACGCCTACATCGCGGCGAACGGGATCCTCGTCAACCCGCTGGTCGCCGAGGGCTACCCGAGCATCGGCTGCGCGCCGTGCACCGCGAAGCCGGCGCCCGGCGCCGATCCCCGATCCGGCCGGTGGGCCGGTACCGCCAAGATCGAATGTGGGTTGCACCCGGCATGACGGTTCCCGTGATGGACGCGCTCGACTCACTGGAGTCCGAGGCGATCCACATCTTCCGCGAGGTCGCGGGCGAGTTCGACCGCCCGGTGATCCTGTTCTCCGGTGGCAAGGACTCCACACTGCTCGTGCACCTCGCCGTCAAGGCGTTCGCGCCCGCGCCGGTGCCGTTCCCGCTGCTGCACGTCGACACCGGCCACAACTACGCCGAGGTCATCGAGTTCCGCGACCGGATCGTCGCGGAGAAGGGGCTGCGCCTCGAGGTGGCGCACGTCCAGGACTGGATCGACGACGGGCGCCTCACCGAGCGCCCCGACGGCACCCGCAACCCGCTGCAGACCGTGCCGCTGCTCGACTCGATCGTCGAGCACAGGTACGACGCGGTGTTCGGCGGCGGGCGTCGCGACGAGGAGCGCGCCCGGGCCAAGGAACGGATCATGTCCCTGCGCGACGGCTTCGGCCGCTGGGACCCCCGTTCGCAGCGCCCCGAGCTGTGGAACCTCTACAACGGCCGGCACGCCCCCGGTGAGCACGTCCGCGTGTTCCCGATCAGCAACTGGACCGAGCTCGACGTCTGGCGCTACATCCAGCGCGAGGAGATCGAGCTGCCGTCGATCTACTTCTCGCACCGCCGCGAGGTGTTCCGCCGCGACGGCATGTGGCTCGCGGAGGGGCCATGGGGTGGACCGCGGGGCAGCGAGGCGCTGGAGGAGCGGACGGTGCGCTACCGCACCGTCGGCGACGGCTCCTGCACCGGCGCCGTCGAGTCCACCGCCGGCACGCTCGACGAGATCATCGCCGAGGTCACGGCCAGTCGGCTCACCGAGCGCGGGGCCACCCGCGCCGACGACCGGATGTCCGAGGCCGCCATGGAAGACCGCAAGCGCGAGGGCTACTTCTGATGACGAAAGACCTGCTCCGCTTCGCCACCGCGGGCTCCGTCGACGACGGCAAGTCCACGCTCGTCGGGCGGCTGCTCTACGACACCAAGTCGGTGCTGGCCGACCAGATCGAGGCCGTGCAGCGCGCATCGGTCGACAAGGGCCTGTCCACGCCCGACCTGTCGCTGCTGGTCGACGGCCTGCGCGCCGAGCGCGAGCAGGGCATCACCATCGACGTGGCCTACCGCTACTTCTCCACGCCCACGCGCGAGTTCGTGCTGGCCGACACCCCCGGCCACGTGCAGTACACGCGCAACACCGTCACCGGCGCGTCCACCGCCGAGCTGGCCGTGCTGCTGGTCGACGCCCGCTACGGCGTGGTGGAGCAGACCCGCCGGCACGCCGCGGTCCTGGCACTGCTGCGCGTCCCGCGGCTGGTGCTGTGCATCAACAAGATCGACCTGGTCGGCTACGACGAGGCCGTGCTCACCGCGATCGGCAAGGACTTCGCCGAGCTGGCGCGGTCCCTCGGCTTCGAGTCGGTCGTGACGATCCCGGTCTCCGCGCTGGTCGGGGACAACGTGGTCGAGCGCTCGGAACACACCCCCTGGTACGACGGTCCGACGCTGATCGGGCACCTGGAGTCGGTGCCGGTCACCCCGCCCGAGGCCGACGCCCCGTTCCGGCTGCCGGTGCAGTACGTCATCCGCGAGCACGCGACCGACTACCGCGGGTACGCCGGACAGGTGGCGTCCGGCACCGTCCGCCCCGGCGACGCGATCGTGGTCCTGCCGGGCGGGCACCGCACCACCGTGGAGTCGGTCGACACCGCCGACGGCCCGCTGGAGCTCGCCGGCGCCGGCCGCAGCGTCACGATCCGGCTCGCCGACGACATCGACATCGCCCGCGGCGACGTCCTGGCCGCCGCCGACGCCCCCCCGCGCGTCACCAACGAGCTCGAGGCCACGCTGTGCTGGCTCTCCGACAAGCCGCTGCGCCCCGGGGCGCGGCTGCTGCTCAAGCACGGCGCCCGCACCACGCAGGTGATCGTCGGCGCGCTCGGCGACCGGCTCGACACCGACACGATCGCCTACGTCGGCGCCCCGGAGACGCTGGCGATCAACGACATCGCCCGGGTGTCCCTGCGCACCGCCGACGCCCTCCCGGTCGACGACTACGCCGACATCCGCACCGGCGGCAGCTTCCTGCTCATCGACCCGCCGACGGGCAACACGTTGGCGGCGGGTCTGGTGGGCAACCCGCTCACCCTGGCCGACTAGCCGTGGAGGCTGCGCTCGTCGCGGTCGCCCACGGCAGCCGCGACCCGCGGTCGGCCGCCGCCGTCGCGGCGCTGATGGACGAGGTGCGCCGCCGGCGCCCCGACCTCGACGTGCGGCTGAGCTTCCTCGACCTGTCCGCACCCCGGCTGCCCGACGTCCTCGCCGCCGTCGACGGCGTCCACGACCGCGCCGTCGTGGTCCCGTTGCTGCTCGGGCACGCCTTCCACGCCCGCGTCGACGTGCCGGGCGCGGTCGCGGAGGCCGCGCGGCGCCACCCCGGGCTCGCGATCGGCACCGCCGAGGTGCTGGGCGGCGACCCCCGCCTGGAGGACGCCGCACTCGACCGGCTCGCCGCCGTCGCCGGTCGCCTCGACGACCCGGACCTGGGGGTCGTGGTCGCCGCGATCGGGTCGTCGCACGCCCCCGCGAACGACGCCGTGCACCGGATCGCCCAGCGCTGGGCCGCGCGGTTCGGCTGGGCCGCGGCACGGGCGGCGTTCGCCACGGCGACGACGCCCACGGTGCCGGACGCGATCCGCTCGGTGCGGGCCGCGGGCGCCCGGCGGGTGGCGGTGGCCCCGTGGATCCTCGCTCCCGGTCTGCTGCCCGACCGCATGGCCCGCGACGCGCTCGCCACCGACCCGACGGCCGTCGTCGCGGGGCCGCTGGCCGACCACCCGAGCGTCGCCGCGGTGGTGGCCGATCGCTGGGCCGCCGCGGCGGTACCGGCCGAACGGGGCCGGCTCGTCGGCTGATCACCCGCCCACCGGGACGGTGTCGCGTCTCACGTCCGGACGTATGTGACGGCGCGGTTCGTCCGTTCGGAGCAACGGCTGCCCATCTGCGGCACCGTCGGGTACATCGGCCCAGGTCAGGCCGTCATCCGGTGGCGAACCAGGCTATGACCGGACATTCGGCGGCTGATCCTGCATGCCGGATGCCTCCCTTGTTCCCCGCGATCGCACCGCCCACGATGGAACGGTGATGCCGACCGAGCCGTGCGCGCTGCGCAGGTCCACGGTCCCGGAATCCCCGCTCGCCACCGACCTCGAACGCTTCTGGCCGTCCCGGCGCGGCCACGCGTTCGACGAGTTCTGTCGCTGAGCCCCTGATCCACCCCGCGGACCCCTTCGCGTCCGCACCCCCCTCGTCCCGGCGCGCGCCGATCCCGACGGCCTGCCGCGCCCCCTGAAGAAGGACCACCCCCGATGGCACGCCCGCTCACCCGATCCCTCGTCCTCGCCCTCACCGCCGCGCTCGCCCTCGCCGGCTGCTCCCGCGCGGAGCCCGCACCCGACTCCGCGGCCGCGCCCGTCGCCGGCGGCACCGCCGCCGAGCTACGGCTGGGCTACTTCCCGAACGTCACCCACGCCGCCGCGATCATCGGCGACAAGGAGGGCCTGTTCGTCGCCGAGCTCGGCGACACCGCCCTGACCGTCCAGAACTTCAACGCGGGCGGCGAGGCCGTCAACGCGCTGTTCGGCGGCTCGATCGACGCCACCTTCATCGGCTCCGGCCCGGCGATCAACGCGTTCGCCCAGTCCGACGGCGCCGCGGTGCGCCTGGTCGCCGGCGCCACCGACGGCGGCGCCCAGCTCGTCGTCCGGCCCGACATCACCTCGCCCGACCAGCTGCGCGG
It contains:
- a CDS encoding molybdopterin-containing oxidoreductase family protein produces the protein MTAIEDIPLTDVTTTVRAACPHDCPDTCAMLVTVENGKATGVRGDPDHPFTNGGLCVKVNNYPDKVYNPDRILHPLRRTGPKGSGQFEEISWDTALDEIALRFRSTIDEHGPESVMPVSYLGTQGILNGLNVGDPFFNKMGATVSERTYCDSGACTAYTMTIGATAGVDPESLVHSRYIIIWACNMVSTNLHLWPFVAEAQKRGAKVVVIDPMKHRTAKRADWHIPIRPGTDGALALAMMHVIITEGLTDEDYIRDHTVGYEELTERVQEHTPEWASEQTGIPAEDIRTLAREYATSAPSMIRIGVAIERHAGGGQTVRSIACLPALVGAWKNVGGGLLQLPLWAHPVNWGAHMHPELQTPGTRVVNQYLLGRALNGEMELDPPINALMVYNSNPLVVCPEQDKMAAGLAREDLFTVVSDHVLTDTARYADIVLPATTQLEQKDLMFSWGHFYITYNEPAIEPLGEAIPNTELFRRLAARMGYTEPCFTRTDDEMMAEAYDWDAPAMEGITLESLRESGWARLNLPGPDEYAPHAEGNFPTPSGKTEFRSSIENNFVVPLFRQGSNDHQPGEYVDPVPHYVPPRETADGGYRLNLISPKSHAFVNSSAGDQDKQKRVQGEQSVILHPQDAEERGISNGQYVRVFNDRGQYIALAEISEDIAPGVAMSPMGVWRKNAKDQSTVNAVNPFRFADLGNAPTFSDTRVEVEVV
- a CDS encoding molybdopterin molybdotransferase MoeA, with translation MSSPSAGAASALWRAALGGPSLLGTDPVPVQDAAGRVTAGPVLARLSAPAVPCSAMDGIAVTAADTASGSVAAGCFEVVDTGDPLPPGRDAVVMREHLRRRPDGTVTLPGPVPAGQHVRPVGESVRAGAELVAAGRVLRPADLAAAATGGHRTLDVRRRPVVTIVPTGDEVRPLGSDLAPGELLDTNSIMLAATLRTWGADVRVTAIQPDVPDRISDTVGTAARSCDLVLVLAGSSAGRDDHTAGVVRGLGAVVVHGVAMRPGHPVLLGVLQDGGSVPVVGVPGYPAAAALAVELFALPLLADLQGRCPERRPSVAARLCSAVPSRPGVEEYVLVALPGDGTAVPLARGAGSQTALSRADAVLRIDAGCAGHEDGETVVVQPVERPGWAGAGPVVEHDGRLAV
- a CDS encoding nitrite/sulfite reductase, which encodes MPPTTPVKRKRGEGQWKLGHREPLNPNERTKKDDDGLNVRARIENVYAKRGFDSIDPADLRGRMRWWGLYTQRRPGIDGGRTAALEPEELDDSYFMLRVRLDGGALTTEQLRALGEISQDHARDTADVTDRQNIQYHWIDVVDMPAIWAKLEGLGMVTTEACGDTPRVVLGSPVAGVSADEVLDPQPAIDAIVATYVGNPEFSNLPRKFKSAISWQQDVAHEINDVSFIGSVHPEHGPGFDVWVGGGLSTNPKIAQRLGAWVPLDEVPDVWAGIISVFRDYGYRRLRHRARIKFLVADWGVEEFRRVLEDEYLGRRLIDGDAPPTPEHPIDHVGVHKQVDGRNYVGVAPASGRVSGTILVALADAVEKAGSGRVRLTAQQKIVVLDVADAHVDALVTQLNTLGLQADPSPWRRATMACTGIEFCKLAIVETKERAIRLVEELEKRLADVVPEHPISIHLNGCPNSCARTQVADIGLKGQVVTDAAGNQVEGFQVHLGGGLGLDSGFGRKLRGLKVTSAELGDYVDRVVRRFAAQREGDERFAQWVLRADEDDLK
- a CDS encoding Insertion element protein — protein: MSERAVPFYCPYCGDEDLRPAEAAHGAWYCRACLRTFTLKMIGIGVPS
- a CDS encoding phosphoadenylyl-sulfate reductase — protein: MSLATETDLRGIAERGAADLGPDASAQLLLAWAAETFGPRLIVASNMQDAVLVDLAAKAAPGVDVLFLETGYHFAETIGTRDAVEQVHDVRIVNATARRSVAQQDLEFGKDLFARDPGACCAMRKVEPLQETLAGYDAWVTGVRRVEAPTRANTPLIQFDDKFGLVKINPIAPWSDEDMDAYIAANGILVNPLVAEGYPSIGCAPCTAKPAPGADPRSGRWAGTAKIECGLHPA
- the cysD gene encoding sulfate adenylyltransferase subunit CysD, with the protein product MTVPVMDALDSLESEAIHIFREVAGEFDRPVILFSGGKDSTLLVHLAVKAFAPAPVPFPLLHVDTGHNYAEVIEFRDRIVAEKGLRLEVAHVQDWIDDGRLTERPDGTRNPLQTVPLLDSIVEHRYDAVFGGGRRDEERARAKERIMSLRDGFGRWDPRSQRPELWNLYNGRHAPGEHVRVFPISNWTELDVWRYIQREEIELPSIYFSHRREVFRRDGMWLAEGPWGGPRGSEALEERTVRYRTVGDGSCTGAVESTAGTLDEIIAEVTASRLTERGATRADDRMSEAAMEDRKREGYF
- a CDS encoding sulfate adenylyltransferase subunit 1 — its product is MTKDLLRFATAGSVDDGKSTLVGRLLYDTKSVLADQIEAVQRASVDKGLSTPDLSLLVDGLRAEREQGITIDVAYRYFSTPTREFVLADTPGHVQYTRNTVTGASTAELAVLLVDARYGVVEQTRRHAAVLALLRVPRLVLCINKIDLVGYDEAVLTAIGKDFAELARSLGFESVVTIPVSALVGDNVVERSEHTPWYDGPTLIGHLESVPVTPPEADAPFRLPVQYVIREHATDYRGYAGQVASGTVRPGDAIVVLPGGHRTTVESVDTADGPLELAGAGRSVTIRLADDIDIARGDVLAAADAPPRVTNELEATLCWLSDKPLRPGARLLLKHGARTTQVIVGALGDRLDTDTIAYVGAPETLAINDIARVSLRTADALPVDDYADIRTGGSFLLIDPPTGNTLAAGLVGNPLTLAD
- a CDS encoding sirohydrochlorin chelatase; translated protein: MEAALVAVAHGSRDPRSAAAVAALMDEVRRRRPDLDVRLSFLDLSAPRLPDVLAAVDGVHDRAVVVPLLLGHAFHARVDVPGAVAEAARRHPGLAIGTAEVLGGDPRLEDAALDRLAAVAGRLDDPDLGVVVAAIGSSHAPANDAVHRIAQRWAARFGWAAARAAFATATTPTVPDAIRSVRAAGARRVAVAPWILAPGLLPDRMARDALATDPTAVVAGPLADHPSVAAVVADRWAAAAVPAERGRLVG